Proteins found in one Fulvitalea axinellae genomic segment:
- a CDS encoding UbiA family prenyltransferase: MNSAKQIQADRPTLRNGPTPLALFGKLVRSQIFISLAGASFFLAGLIQLGHQPTTAHWLRALLVFASTALVYNINNLIRKTGLERTVARLVRLIQQHALRSVSLAAVAGAVGFYMSYVWLGVEETLFLAVFGFLSLAYNFPDAIPFRKLRSLPLLKIFLIALVWASTGALYPALLTGKLGQPEINQLFWAEFLFIFAITLPFDIRDYYSDRQLQLLTIPGLIGTKNTKYLALVSWLGFVVLAVSLGISPTGLALLSFLGVYAIVRSGAGRHALFYTGFIDGLIILFSALLTFH; the protein is encoded by the coding sequence GTGAACTCCGCCAAACAAATACAAGCCGACCGACCGACGCTACGCAACGGCCCAACCCCGCTGGCGCTTTTCGGGAAATTGGTCCGAAGCCAGATCTTTATCAGCTTGGCGGGAGCCTCTTTCTTTTTGGCTGGGCTAATACAGTTGGGGCACCAACCCACTACAGCGCATTGGCTCCGGGCTTTGCTGGTATTCGCCAGCACGGCTTTGGTTTATAATATCAATAACCTGATCCGCAAAACGGGACTGGAACGGACCGTCGCCAGACTGGTAAGGCTCATCCAACAGCACGCTTTGCGGTCGGTTTCCTTAGCGGCAGTGGCCGGCGCTGTCGGCTTTTATATGTCGTATGTATGGTTAGGCGTGGAGGAAACCCTGTTTTTGGCCGTGTTCGGCTTTCTCTCCCTGGCCTACAATTTCCCCGACGCCATTCCCTTCCGCAAACTACGTAGCTTACCATTGCTCAAAATCTTCCTGATAGCTTTGGTTTGGGCCAGTACGGGCGCGCTCTACCCGGCGCTTCTCACCGGCAAACTCGGCCAACCGGAGATCAACCAGCTATTCTGGGCCGAATTCCTGTTTATCTTCGCCATCACCCTCCCCTTCGATATCCGCGACTATTACTCCGACCGTCAGCTACAGCTACTTACCATCCCCGGCCTTATCGGCACCAAGAACACGAAATACTTGGCTCTGGTTTCTTGGCTCGGCTTCGTTGTCTTGGCTGTAAGTTTGGGAATTTCCCCTACGGGTTTGGCCTTGCTTAGCTTTCTTGGAGTTTACGCTATCGTCCGATCGGGGGCCGGCAGACAC